Proteins encoded together in one Chitinophaga sp. LS1 window:
- a CDS encoding S41 family peptidase — translation MGMLDGLPFAFWNSPFNTRKYVDSIFADVMSKAKVSTLIIDIRNNEGGDNTGNYILSYITRQKLGCDDPDHRCFRFLTVPDSLLLYLSTWDRSFKAPKDPTHFFINKLNLYEQKKDHDDCAYITPKEKVFKGKVYLLINAKNSSASYEMARNFKMNQLGTVVGETTGGIDKVLMEASSSF, via the coding sequence ATGGGGATGCTCGATGGTTTACCATTTGCCTTCTGGAACAGTCCCTTTAATACCAGGAAGTATGTCGACAGCATATTTGCAGATGTGATGTCAAAAGCAAAAGTCAGCACCCTCATCATTGATATTCGTAATAATGAGGGAGGGGATAATACGGGTAATTATATACTTTCCTATATTACCCGCCAAAAATTAGGTTGTGATGATCCGGACCACCGCTGTTTCCGTTTTTTGACCGTACCGGACAGCTTACTGCTTTACCTGTCTACCTGGGACAGGTCATTCAAAGCACCCAAAGATCCCACTCATTTTTTCATTAATAAACTGAATTTATACGAACAAAAGAAAGACCACGACGATTGTGCGTACATAACACCAAAAGAAAAAGTTTTCAAAGGGAAAGTATATTTGTTGATAAACGCAAAGAACAGTTCTGCGAGTTATGAAATGGCAAGAAATTTCAAAATGAACCAATTAGGAACTGTCGTTGGCGAAACAACCGGGGGGATCGACAAGGTATTAATGGAGGCCAGTTCTTCTTTCTGA